A window of Candidatus Dojkabacteria bacterium contains these coding sequences:
- a CDS encoding S8 family serine peptidase has product MKKFFLLGAFVATLFTIGALDNKFSLDVLASRDDIASRASVEEMLSRGEYSSKRVRVVYKDDLEKRGEDGFFKVVSTVTVHANGNDSDYLANTAQQKENVGDTLLELMEDPEVAYAAPDYLGKIAAWTDNGTQAYPGDYDVTGPTFNQWYYNSGKVKEMWHDQGCPGGASCGGDSSVVVAVIDTGLAYGAFDDDTGDGFTENNFLAVADDVPNLYVNAGETASNGMDDDCNGVIDDAHGMDTFAFAELEITDIVATESLSERTCNGMTPVDFSGTSNTFRRKPGHPVDTYGHGTFVTGLIAGGVDNGGDTVSPAFNVSIMPLAASINTTNNTHTSQTYDESDYHLFWMADVQTAIEYAGVNGADVVNMSIGGFPFDQVFQDQIDYWYGEGMVFVAASGNDSTSGSMQAVSYPAAFDNVLAVGAVNADNTRSDYSNGGSNLDLVAYVGEGGAAGTAAYQETLTCYGCTSAGDGGGVFTGTATDVSIGTSFAAPQVAAAAAIIKSNNPTMTASNIESILLMSVQDITSYGVGRDNTTGYGVLDFQLANDYHYYIDSTLYQNGGRTSKPVASAEFNSRFYQAIKGFSTNFVYLRSTADGVFDNSEAAEDWVQIPGQTPEQINLVAYDPGDGLKLYMTVKGNSGSIYVRYTSNGSTWTDWTENGGLTSTTISSTVFNSRLFQSIRGISTNNIYVRSSGDGLFDGLADGSSPDTLENWTTLTGQTPSVPEIAAFDGEIYMTVRGNSSSIFTRSSSDGVTWGDWTQNGGFTSATPSMVSFDGRLFQSVKGNSTNYLFIRYSNDGITWYPWERRTGTSPQRTNISYFSVTDELFETVIGNSGYIFLRTYTY; this is encoded by the coding sequence ATGAAGAAGTTTTTTCTGCTTGGAGCCTTTGTTGCAACTTTATTCACTATTGGAGCCTTAGATAATAAGTTCTCTCTTGATGTGTTAGCCTCGAGAGATGATATTGCTAGTAGGGCATCGGTAGAAGAAATGCTCTCGCGAGGAGAGTACTCCTCAAAAAGAGTAAGGGTTGTGTATAAAGATGATCTCGAGAAGCGTGGAGAGGACGGATTCTTCAAAGTAGTTTCAACAGTAACCGTACATGCAAACGGAAACGACTCTGACTACCTCGCAAACACCGCTCAACAGAAAGAAAATGTTGGCGATACGCTCCTTGAACTAATGGAAGACCCAGAAGTTGCCTATGCAGCTCCTGACTACTTAGGCAAAATTGCAGCATGGACAGATAACGGCACCCAAGCATATCCAGGTGACTATGACGTCACAGGCCCTACATTTAACCAGTGGTACTACAACTCCGGCAAAGTCAAAGAGATGTGGCATGATCAGGGATGTCCAGGTGGCGCATCGTGCGGTGGTGATTCATCGGTGGTAGTAGCTGTAATCGATACCGGCTTGGCATACGGTGCATTCGATGATGACACTGGTGACGGATTTACAGAGAATAACTTCCTAGCAGTTGCCGATGATGTTCCAAATCTATATGTGAATGCAGGCGAGACAGCAAGCAACGGGATGGATGATGATTGTAATGGTGTGATCGATGACGCACACGGCATGGACACCTTCGCTTTTGCAGAGCTTGAGATTACAGACATAGTAGCAACCGAAAGTCTCTCAGAACGAACATGCAACGGTATGACCCCTGTGGATTTTTCTGGTACATCGAATACTTTTAGGCGAAAGCCTGGTCATCCTGTCGATACATATGGTCACGGTACATTTGTGACCGGCTTGATCGCAGGAGGTGTAGATAATGGTGGGGATACAGTATCGCCTGCATTTAATGTAAGTATAATGCCACTTGCTGCTTCAATAAATACTACCAACAACACCCATACCTCGCAGACATATGATGAGAGCGATTATCATCTTTTCTGGATGGCAGATGTACAAACGGCGATTGAGTACGCAGGTGTAAACGGTGCTGACGTTGTAAATATGAGTATCGGTGGATTTCCGTTTGACCAGGTGTTCCAGGATCAGATTGATTATTGGTATGGAGAGGGTATGGTTTTTGTAGCTGCTTCTGGAAATGATTCGACATCAGGATCTATGCAGGCTGTGAGTTACCCAGCTGCATTCGACAACGTTCTTGCCGTGGGTGCAGTTAATGCTGATAACACAAGGAGTGATTACTCAAATGGAGGTAGCAACCTCGACCTCGTCGCATATGTAGGTGAAGGAGGAGCCGCAGGTACGGCTGCATATCAGGAAACACTTACCTGTTACGGTTGTACTAGTGCCGGTGATGGAGGAGGTGTATTTACAGGCACAGCGACGGATGTGTCTATAGGTACAAGCTTCGCTGCACCACAGGTGGCAGCGGCAGCGGCGATTATTAAGAGTAATAACCCAACTATGACAGCAAGTAATATTGAGTCTATATTGTTGATGTCAGTCCAGGACATTACTAGCTATGGTGTCGGTAGAGATAATACCACGGGGTATGGGGTGTTAGATTTTCAGCTAGCTAACGACTACCATTATTACATTGATTCTACTCTATACCAGAATGGTGGGAGGACTAGCAAACCAGTTGCATCAGCAGAGTTTAACTCAAGGTTTTATCAGGCTATAAAAGGATTTTCCACTAACTTCGTGTATTTAAGGAGTACAGCTGACGGAGTATTTGATAATAGTGAGGCTGCAGAGGATTGGGTTCAAATTCCAGGGCAGACGCCTGAGCAGATAAATCTGGTTGCATATGATCCAGGGGATGGTTTAAAGCTATACATGACTGTAAAAGGTAATAGTGGAAGCATCTATGTTAGATATACTTCAAATGGATCGACTTGGACAGATTGGACAGAAAATGGCGGCCTTACAAGCACAACGATTTCCTCGACAGTATTTAATTCAAGGTTGTTCCAAAGTATTCGCGGCATTTCAACAAACAATATCTACGTAAGAAGTAGTGGTGATGGGTTATTTGACGGGTTGGCGGATGGATCTTCACCTGACACTTTGGAGAACTGGACTACCTTAACGGGACAGACACCATCTGTGCCAGAGATTGCTGCATTTGACGGCGAAATATATATGACTGTAAGAGGTAATAGTTCAAGTATATTTACGAGGAGTTCAAGCGATGGAGTCACTTGGGGCGATTGGACTCAGAACGGCGGATTTACTTCGGCAACCCCTTCTATGGTATCCTTTGATGGGAGGTTATTCCAGTCGGTTAAAGGCAATTCCACGAATTATCTGTTCATCCGTTACAGTAATGATGGCATAACTTGGTATCCTTGGGAGCGAAGGACTGGTACTTCTCCTCAACGTACCAATATTTCCTATTTCTCTGTTACAGATGAATTGTTTGAAACAGTAATCGGCAATAGTGGGTACATATTCTTAAGGACTTACACCTACTAA
- a CDS encoding glycosyltransferase family 4 protein, with amino-acid sequence MTERQLIKETSAESSKNRRVLMFCYEYPPLGGGGGCFARDLLYEIAHSHQDVEVDLVTFGNYKFPPFISEQFGNVKVHRIGKFLPRKNRATSGILLLLAYPFFAIPKGIMLSLRNKYSRVYSVFTFPSGFVGAIVSILFNKRHYVTVIGGDIYKPTEGYSPHKHLLLKVAARRIINNAYKVNAISTDVREKIYKFYGVKKEVEVGHIGIPFTTLTNLRDHKFDLFTFVALGRLDTRKGYDIMIKAFAILPQTSECQLLIISDGPEKGHLLRLIDELGVSSRVHLLGYVSDKEKYQIMAKSHCFVLSSYHEGFGLAYIEALNSSLPVVSTANGGVEDIVSEGYNGLLSPVGDIEGLSENMSRIMQDQELYTKLLSNSRKSVAQFNITSVTNNYLSFLDLNS; translated from the coding sequence TTGACTGAAAGACAATTAATAAAAGAAACCTCCGCAGAGAGCAGCAAAAACAGAAGGGTCTTGATGTTTTGCTACGAATACCCTCCCCTTGGAGGCGGCGGGGGATGCTTTGCCAGAGACTTGCTGTACGAGATAGCACATAGCCATCAAGATGTAGAGGTTGACCTGGTTACTTTCGGGAATTATAAATTTCCTCCTTTTATCTCAGAACAATTCGGAAATGTAAAAGTTCACCGAATTGGAAAGTTCCTCCCACGAAAGAATAGGGCGACAAGCGGTATCCTACTGCTTCTTGCATATCCTTTTTTTGCTATCCCGAAAGGGATAATGCTTTCATTGAGAAACAAATACTCACGCGTTTACAGCGTATTTACGTTCCCTTCTGGCTTTGTTGGAGCAATAGTATCAATCCTGTTTAATAAGCGACACTATGTGACTGTCATAGGTGGAGACATATATAAGCCAACTGAAGGATACTCTCCACACAAACACTTACTCCTTAAAGTTGCAGCGCGCCGGATTATAAACAACGCATACAAGGTCAATGCTATATCAACAGATGTGCGGGAGAAAATATACAAATTTTACGGAGTCAAAAAAGAGGTCGAAGTCGGTCATATAGGAATCCCTTTCACGACTCTGACTAACTTAAGAGATCATAAGTTCGACCTCTTTACGTTTGTTGCACTTGGTAGGCTCGACACAAGAAAGGGCTATGACATAATGATAAAGGCGTTTGCAATTCTCCCACAAACCAGTGAATGTCAGCTACTAATAATCAGTGACGGGCCGGAGAAAGGACATCTGCTGCGACTTATCGATGAACTAGGCGTTAGTTCAAGGGTACATCTATTGGGATATGTAAGCGATAAAGAGAAATATCAAATAATGGCCAAGTCTCACTGCTTTGTACTTTCCTCCTACCATGAGGGTTTTGGATTGGCTTACATTGAGGCATTGAACAGTTCTCTCCCTGTAGTTTCAACAGCAAATGGCGGTGTAGAAGATATTGTATCAGAAGGATATAATGGCCTCCTATCACCAGTTGGAGATATAGAAGGCCTGTCAGAAAATATGAGCCGCATTATGCAAGACCAAGAGCTGTATACTAAATTATTGTCGAATTCACGGAAGAGCGTGGCTCAATTTAATATCACTTCCGTCACCAATAACTACTTATCTTTCCTCGATCTCAATTCCTAG
- a CDS encoding glycosyltransferase family 2 protein, translated as MKKVKAHNVGITVVIPAYNEQGAILGTIESIAEILRNYADPYEIIVINDGSTDDTLTLLSKAKLEHFILINHKRNMGYGCSLKRGIREAMYDKIIITDADGTYDNTRIPEISDLLSDYRMVVGARTLNRENIPLVRKPAKWFLTWFTSALMQAKIIDLNSGLRGFYRSDMEHLYPLLPDQFSFTTTITIAYLSEHKSVYYLDTKYFKRDGKSKIRPINDFFGFIFKIVNTIMYFEPFRIFLPLALLSFIGTVISLSYDLFVLRNLTDKTVLAFVFTLNFLMLGFIAQMIVKRTNTN; from the coding sequence ATGAAAAAAGTCAAAGCTCATAATGTAGGAATAACGGTAGTTATCCCGGCGTACAATGAACAAGGCGCGATATTAGGGACAATCGAATCCATTGCAGAAATACTAAGAAATTACGCCGATCCGTACGAGATCATAGTCATTAATGACGGCTCAACAGATGATACATTGACATTGCTATCTAAGGCCAAGCTAGAGCATTTCATATTGATTAACCATAAGAGAAATATGGGCTACGGTTGCTCACTTAAAAGAGGGATCAGGGAGGCTATGTACGATAAGATTATTATTACAGATGCCGATGGTACTTACGACAATACAAGGATACCTGAAATATCAGACTTACTGAGCGATTACCGAATGGTTGTTGGGGCAAGAACTCTCAATAGAGAGAATATTCCGCTAGTTAGGAAGCCTGCTAAATGGTTCCTGACCTGGTTTACATCTGCACTAATGCAAGCGAAGATAATTGATCTTAACTCGGGGCTTAGAGGGTTTTATCGCTCGGACATGGAGCACCTATATCCTTTACTCCCGGATCAGTTTTCGTTCACGACTACTATAACGATTGCATATTTGAGTGAACACAAATCGGTCTACTACTTGGATACTAAGTATTTCAAGCGTGATGGCAAATCGAAAATCAGGCCTATTAACGACTTCTTCGGGTTTATTTTTAAGATTGTTAACACGATTATGTACTTTGAACCGTTCAGAATATTCCTGCCTTTGGCTCTGTTGTCCTTTATTGGCACTGTTATCTCACTGTCTTACGATCTGTTTGTTTTGCGCAATCTGACTGATAAAACTGTCTTAGCATTCGTATTCACTTTGAACTTCCTTATGCTTGGCTTTATTGCGCAGATGATAGTCAAAAGGACTAATACTAATTAA
- a CDS encoding glycosyltransferase family 39 protein: MDAGRYVSIAYSYAGDGAYKEEVIEGSVCNSALICREDGSAVTQYLPMYPIILSYGNLIKGYFGMKVIQILVSFMSAVTFYVILKRLFGKYETIIALGLMLFSFNAIQLNYSKEFMTEVFAQSLMLLIVWLYLLNKEKEQSIITSIAVVLLSVLFLTKLDAIVISLILPVYYLTRSLHKKSKWDDYFLVLSLLATALFMYFFSQPYINKTIGGTASRPLPVYILVAVSVALSFIFILSHTHLISRFKSVSGWWRKRIALLLALMFMVVSAVVFISTAYTITTAPITEQNIELINLVRLNYFYPVYITIIGLLGLSLLMYRRHSESVVIFIVGILALLPILESSHSSPLYWWSRRYLFITIPVTLLAYCYVIYAGRLNKRVYIALISLTCSAVLITAYMASTSFGFIQNRGSDETTRSAFIHIEPDSVIVYSSGYSEVSYLSQLTHRYNIDGYILDSNTMGDVEQVLPLAKYKVIYLANIANAQDTLKMQISGHEYVQSNCTDIHISYERPGAKSLVCADLGLFCSWDTFISWEDVNNSYKICEYSR, encoded by the coding sequence ATGGACGCGGGTAGATATGTCAGCATAGCGTACAGTTATGCTGGAGATGGGGCTTATAAAGAAGAGGTGATAGAAGGTTCTGTCTGTAATTCTGCACTTATATGCAGAGAGGATGGGTCTGCAGTCACTCAGTATCTCCCGATGTATCCGATCATATTGTCATACGGAAACCTCATCAAAGGTTATTTTGGTATGAAAGTCATCCAGATCCTAGTTAGTTTTATGAGTGCGGTTACTTTCTATGTGATCCTGAAAAGACTTTTTGGTAAGTATGAGACTATAATTGCCCTCGGCTTAATGCTGTTTTCTTTTAACGCAATCCAGTTGAACTACTCTAAAGAGTTTATGACTGAGGTGTTTGCACAATCACTTATGCTTCTAATTGTATGGCTGTACTTGTTAAATAAGGAGAAAGAACAGTCGATAATTACTTCTATAGCAGTAGTGTTGCTCTCGGTGCTGTTTTTAACAAAGCTTGATGCGATAGTTATATCTCTGATTCTTCCTGTGTACTATTTAACGCGGTCTTTGCATAAAAAGTCCAAGTGGGACGACTATTTCTTGGTACTTAGCCTTCTGGCTACAGCGTTATTTATGTACTTTTTTTCGCAACCATATATTAATAAGACGATTGGTGGCACTGCTTCGAGACCGCTGCCAGTTTATATTTTAGTAGCAGTGTCTGTGGCTCTATCGTTTATATTTATATTGTCACACACTCATCTTATTTCGAGATTTAAGTCTGTGAGTGGTTGGTGGAGAAAACGCATTGCACTTCTTTTAGCTTTAATGTTTATGGTGGTATCTGCGGTCGTCTTTATATCTACGGCATATACTATAACCACTGCTCCTATTACTGAACAGAATATTGAGTTAATAAACCTCGTTCGGCTCAATTATTTTTATCCCGTTTATATTACTATCATTGGGTTATTAGGGCTTTCGCTACTCATGTATAGACGACATAGTGAAAGCGTTGTGATATTTATAGTTGGAATCCTTGCGCTACTTCCAATACTCGAATCAAGTCATTCTAGTCCCTTGTACTGGTGGTCAAGACGATATCTATTTATTACAATTCCAGTTACATTGCTGGCATACTGTTATGTAATATATGCTGGAAGGCTGAATAAAAGAGTATACATTGCGCTGATATCCTTGACCTGCTCAGCTGTCCTAATTACTGCCTATATGGCCTCCACATCTTTCGGTTTTATACAAAATCGTGGCTCGGATGAAACAACGAGGTCGGCTTTTATTCATATAGAACCTGATAGTGTAATTGTTTACTCTTCTGGTTATTCCGAAGTGTCATATCTGTCACAACTTACACATAGATACAACATCGATGGCTATATCCTTGACTCGAATACAATGGGAGATGTTGAACAAGTTCTACCATTAGCTAAATATAAGGTAATATACTTAGCTAATATCGCTAATGCTCAGGATACGTTGAAAATGCAAATATCCGGCCACGAATATGTTCAGTCAAACTGTACTGATATACATATAAGCTACGAGAGACCTGGAGCCAAGAGTCTTGTCTGTGCTGACCTAGGGTTGTTCTGCTCATGGGATACCTTCATATCTTGGGAGGATGTTAACAATTCGTATAAAATCTGCGAGTATAGTCGGTAG
- a CDS encoding glycosyltransferase produces the protein MNIIIDTTPTQSKPYSGIGIATKKITEQLVRNNPKVTYHLILHTDAESTLDPAVKNADNVILYDAGVLFPGYLNPLTYTLHLKPVIEYIYREIPESVYFATYFWQGHPAGYHPTAVMIYDFAMPMLDMYANKGVIVNALRKREYWFWQNRTARADAIIAISESTARDFLKCYKDYPEERVYKAFMGVELEKMSAEARAESGSPESEAKILAKYLPKDWKKKKYLIYMGGNIQRTKNNEGVVYSYQEMLKKLSSDGVSKAEAPYLVIAGAAYEIDSAPVKDFKQMIKDIGLKDKVVFSGFYEPEHKELLLKNAFAFTHLSHYEGFGLAVAEAMRAGTPVVVSETSSHPEVVGDAGMLVDGKDYKKVGEAYVTPV, from the coding sequence GTGAACATCATCATCGACACAACACCAACCCAGTCCAAACCATACTCCGGTATCGGCATTGCCACCAAGAAAATCACCGAACAACTAGTCCGCAACAACCCCAAGGTCACCTACCACCTAATCCTACATACAGATGCAGAAAGCACCCTAGACCCCGCCGTGAAAAATGCAGACAACGTGATCCTGTATGACGCTGGAGTGCTTTTCCCAGGCTACCTCAACCCACTGACATACACTCTGCACTTGAAGCCAGTGATCGAGTATATATATCGCGAGATTCCCGAGTCAGTCTACTTCGCTACCTACTTCTGGCAGGGGCATCCCGCCGGCTATCATCCAACCGCTGTCATGATCTATGACTTCGCCATGCCTATGCTGGACATGTATGCGAATAAAGGTGTGATTGTGAATGCTTTGCGTAAGCGTGAATATTGGTTTTGGCAAAATCGTACAGCTCGTGCGGATGCAATAATCGCAATCTCCGAGTCGACCGCTCGCGACTTCCTGAAATGCTACAAAGATTATCCTGAAGAGCGTGTTTACAAGGCATTCATGGGTGTTGAGCTAGAGAAGATGTCGGCAGAGGCGCGTGCAGAATCAGGCTCTCCCGAGAGTGAGGCTAAAATTTTAGCGAAATACCTGCCCAAAGATTGGAAAAAGAAAAAGTACCTGATCTACATGGGTGGCAACATACAGCGCACCAAGAATAACGAGGGTGTCGTGTACAGCTACCAAGAGATGTTGAAGAAGCTCTCAAGCGACGGAGTCTCAAAAGCTGAGGCTCCATATCTGGTGATCGCCGGTGCCGCTTACGAGATCGACAGTGCGCCAGTTAAAGATTTCAAGCAGATGATCAAGGATATCGGGCTGAAGGACAAGGTGGTGTTTTCTGGTTTCTATGAGCCGGAGCATAAAGAGCTGTTGTTGAAAAATGCATTTGCCTTTACCCATCTGTCCCACTATGAGGGCTTTGGCCTGGCGGTGGCTGAGGCGATGCGAGCTGGGACTCCTGTGGTAGTGAGTGAGACATCCAGTCATCCTGAGGTCGTGGGCGATGCCGGTATGTTGGTGGATGGGAAGGATTACAAGAAGGTTGGCGAGGCGTATGTGACGCCTGTATAA
- a CDS encoding DUF456 domain-containing protein, producing MIVGFFVGGFVGVIVGPFVGVVIFELLIDKKEIKAALKSGLGTVVGFIASVFLKFGLSMSIVGIMLLLLVG from the coding sequence ATGATTGTCGGCTTCTTTGTCGGAGGATTCGTCGGTGTAATTGTGGGGCCGTTTGTTGGTGTGGTGATATTTGAGCTGTTGATTGATAAGAAAGAGATCAAGGCAGCACTCAAGTCTGGGCTTGGCACCGTGGTTGGTTTCATTGCTTCGGTTTTCTTGAAGTTTGGGCTTTCAATGTCGATTGTTGGGATAATGTTGCTGCTATTGGTAGGATAG